The Ziziphus jujuba cultivar Dongzao chromosome 1, ASM3175591v1 genome segment CAGAATGATTCCCAAACCAGCTCCTGGTATCGTATTAGAACAACTTaaacttttgtttaaaataatatctaagTTAAATTATGTCATCTTGTAAACTCAATTCTGATCACTTTTTAACCTTTTGAGATTGATGACTAGAGATTCTTTCTTGATAGGAAGACAAATGTTAGTTGTGACCAATTTAGTTCTTAACCAAGATTCCTAACATGCAGACTGACGTGATTTCTGTATATTTTCTCACTGCATGTTTTTCATGTCAATATCAACAGGagtattcacccaaaaaaaaaaaaaaaaaaatgtcaatatCAACAGGAATCACTAAGCATGTATAATGAGGCAGGAATCTTCTTCGAACGTGGAATTATGAACTTTCAACATAGCAGTGAAGGTGCAAAATTCCATTCCTCCATTTCCAAACCTGCATACTGGTCAATTAGCCTTGCTacatacaaattaattatttttctaaattaatgcTAATTCACAAGAGTCTATTATCTTTCATTTGTAACCAATAAGCAGAGAACTCGAGAAGTAGAAACCACTAGAGCATTCTTTTATGATTATCATCAGTGTGAATTTGCTCTGTTTCTTTTTGTCAATTTCACATGCAGTTGATAGCATTACTCCATTCCAATCTCTTACTGATGTAAGAATCTTGGTTTCAAGAGAAGGAAGCTTTGAGCTGGGTATTCTTAAGCCTAGGCTCTTCGTAGAACAGTTATTTAGGAATTTAGTACAAAAACATCCCATTGAGAACTGTTGTTTGGATGGAAAATTGATGCAACCCAATTAATGGCTCATTTGGCTTGCTGATGATAAACTGCCAAGGCAATGTTGTTCTTATCGGGGTCAGAGTAAGAGTGTAGTTTGGTCGACCAGCTTGGTCAAACTAGCCTGAATCCATTGGTACAGGTATTAGATTTTGGGAATCTTGTACTACAAGATAAAAATGATGTAGATCAACAACATTACTAGTGGTAAAGTTTTGACTATCCTTGTGATACATTGTTACCAAATATGAAGTTAGGATGGGATGGAAGCATCCAGATGATCCATGTCGTGGATAATTGACTTAAGGGATTGATGTGTTACCTAATACATACCATGAAGAATATATCAGGAAGCACACTGCAAAGTTCTACCGTCAAGGCCAATGGAATGGACTTCAATTCAATGGCTCACCAAAATAGAGACCCAATTCATGGTTTTAAGAACCATGATGAACTCTATTATCACATGAACAAGTCTGTAATCTCAAGAATTTTATTGAACCAAACCACCAGTACACGTGAATGTTCTATATGGATTCAAGCAGATCAAACTTGGAGGCAATATTCTTTGGTACCAAGAGATTATTGCCATACTTACAACTTTTGTGGAGCCAATGGAAAATGTATGACGGTAGAGAATCCAATATGCCAATGTCTAAAAGGATTCAAGCCAAAGTCTCAAGAAAACTGGATTAGGGTGGATTGGTCTCAAGTATGTGAACACAATATACCGACAAGCTACCAGGATAAACACAGAGATAGATTTGCCAAATTTGTTGGCTTAAAATTGTCAGAGAACACTCATACATGGATGAAAAGGAGTATAAGGAATGCAAGGTCAAACGCTTGAATAACTTCTCCTATATTAGAGAAGAAGGTAGTGGTTGTGTCCTCTGGTTCGGTGAGCTGAGAGACATCAGAGAATTGCATGAAGTTGGACAGGATCTATATATTCGAATGCCAGCTTCAGAGCTAGTTAGGTACCAAATTTTGTATGAATAGTCGTTTTCTAGTTATCTCTCAGCAGCAATTTCCTTATGCATGTTTTTCTATGTCTGATGACTAGAAAGGGAAAGAAGAACGACAGGTGATGGTAAGGTAAAGATAGCAGTTATGGTTTTAGCTGTCATTGGAGTAGTATTTGGAATGCTCATTCTTTGCTTGTACATTTGTGGAAGCAGGGAGAACAGAAAGAGCAGGTTTTATGAATATAACAAAAGCCTAGACACTTTCATTTTTGGATAGAATCCCTCTCAACTTAAGTGTCATAAGCAAAAATATCGTAGAGTGATTAGAATCCCTCTAAACATTGGACTCATATGTAAATTTTccaaattgaaaacaaattttttagaTATAAAGCAGAGTGAACAATTAGAGCGGTGGCAATGCTTTATATGTTGAATTGCTCGGGGACTTTGATATCTTCATTATTCTAGATTAACAATTATACATAAAGATCTCAAAGCAAGTAATCTGTTGCTCCATGCAGAATTTAGGACTTTGTCATGGCTAAAACCTTTGGAGGAGATCAAACAAAAGGAAATACAAACAGATTAGTATGAACCTAGTGAGTACTATAACATATATGCTAGCTAACTCCATAATTGATTTATAACTTATATTCTTGACAAAgagttctttcttttatatatgcaGTGGCTATATGGTATCAGAATATGCTTTTGATGGACAATTCTCAATAAAATCACATCTTTAGCTTTGGAATATTAATGCTGGAGATTATAACTGGAAAGACATGCACAGGATTTCATCATCAAAACCATGACGCCACCCTCATCAGACATGCAAGCGACAAATTAAAAAACTGCATAATTTTATTCCTAGTTTTATTATCCATAATCACTAACAAGTTAGATAACAATATGACAAGGGGTTTGAATATATGCAGGCATGGACAATTATAAAAGAAGATAGGCCACATGAACTGCTTAATGCATGCTTGAACAAAAATTACTCAGAGAATTTGTCATAGGTGTTGCATTGCATCCATATTAGCCTGTTGTGTGTGCAACAACGTCTTGCAGATAGGTCGAGCATGTTGTTCGTGGTTCTGATGTTGGCCAGTGATCATGCTTTGTTGCCTTAGCCCGAATTGCCTTGTTATTTCATGGAAACAGGGCATTTAGAAGTAGTGTGTTCCTCAAGAAAGCATTATGCATGGTAGTTAACCAATGATATTTCCATACCAAAGTTGAAGGGTAGATATATGTAACCTTCAAATTCAACTATGCTGGTATATTTGACCATTAAGATAATTGATAATAGAAAATGTTACAGATAAGGATGATACAGCTCCCAAAAGATCCTAACTGAAACTATATCcttttgtttgataaaaatatcattttactgTATTTATATCTACCCATTATCCCATTTGATGGAGGATGAAGATTTCAAGGCTAGTGAGCCTCGGTAGGACATCAAATAATGCTGCCCCTTCATATGGAATCCATGCATTACTTAAAATTGGGCCTATTATGAACGAATATACAGTTTTGACACATTTGTAGGCACTTGATTCACATTCATTACAATAAAAGTATacgtctatttttttttttttaataagagaattactgtatacatacatatatgatatatatatatatatatatataaatatagaaatattatCTGATGTTATACATTATATTGTaggaagaagaacaaaaaatagTGACATGTTATCTGACACTGCAAAGCTGTGGCGTCCACTATTTAGTGGGCAACTTTGCCcactttatcaaattattatagtCCATATTATAGAATAATTCTttctatatatgtgtatatatatatatatacatataaaatcaaCTTAGAAGGTATAAAGCGTCTAGTCTATACCAGTCTATACCACGGGAGGCGCTTTTCTATAGGTGGAAGCTTTaaattggttttcattaatcctTCTACTTCCAACAAAATCCAGTTACTTGCACTGGGAATCGCTAACTAATGGAACCAACAAAGatggaatttttttgtttttttaatagaaagcttttggttttaatttgagTTTAATAATAAATGGAAACTTTGGTCAAAAATGAAGAATGGATTATGACATATTTGAGCTAACATAGAGATCTTAATAacataagtaaaaaaaaaaaaaaaaaaaaaaagagtttagcATAAAGTAAAGGTAAGGATAATTATGCAGGGCcaaaaattgaaaccaaaattaaaatcaaaatgtttcaattgaaaaaattaaattgagaatgcattttaaaactataaaaatgtaaaacagAGAATccaaaaaattacaaagctAACCTCATTCACTGTCGATCTTGGAGGGGTCCAACCGGGTTGTCCCAACAACAACGAGAAAATCGTTGGTTTGGAAATTCGAGTGACCAAACAAAGTATAATTAACAAGAAGTCGTTGTTGGAAGACCACGAAAATAACAGGGCGTCGTTATTGTTAATTAAAGCGCCGTACACGTTAGTGGGTGGTTTCAGGCAGCGACCTCTGTTTGACCGCCGTTACAAAGCTCCTGTTGCGGTGGGGAGGAGGAAGGTATGCTTTGACTGCATCATCTGGAAGCTTTTGTGGGTCACCCCTCCGACATTGCGTTAATGGGATTTATTGAATTTACGACCCTCCACCAAACTACGTGGGTTTCGTTTTctgtctttgttttttttcttctctgcaAAATGTGAGACAATAACTCCCACCATGATACTACCATTTAATCAAAACTTAAAATGATTGAAAATTTGtaacttaaaaaaattgataataataaaaataaaataaaaaatccccaTCATTTGCTAAGCAAATTTCCATAGTTTTCATCTTATTTCAACTCCTGTGGGCCATATTCGGGTTCTAAACGGTGGAGACTTCAAAAGTTTTTCCATAATTTTGATTATGAGACTGAGACAAATCGAACCGTAATACACTTCTCATTGGAATAtgcaattctttttatttttttatttttgttccatAGCAGTGAAGGTGGAAATTTTCACCTTCTCATACATACAAGTCAACACCACTAAAGCCTCATATTTACCATTCTCTTTCTGAAATGCTCAGCCACAAGGGTCttatctttcatttttaatCCAGTAAGCACAGTGCTCAAGAAATAGAAATAATGGGTCTTTCTTCTTTTATGTTTATCACTGTTATTTTCCTCATTTTGTTCTTTACTGATTCTTTGGCACTTGATAGCATTCGTCAACACCAATCTCTCAGTGATGGCAGAACATTGGTTTCAAGTGAAGGAAGATTTGAGCTGGGTTTCTTCAGTCCAGACACTTCCGAGAATCGTTACTTGGGAATTTGGTACAAAAATATCCCATTGAGAACTGTTGTTTGGGTTGCAAACCGATGCAACCCAATCAATGATTCGTCTGGCGTGTTGACCATAAACAGCACAGGCGATCTTGTACTTTTGGGTCAGAACAAGAGTCTAGTTTGGTGGTCGAGCTCACTAAAACGAGCCCAGATTCCATTTGTACAGATTCTCGACTCTGGTAATCTTGTACTGAGAGATGAGAAAGATGGAAATGCTGAAAATTATGTATGGCAAAGCTTCGATTTTCCCTGTGATACATTGTTACCAAGCATGAAGTTGGGATGGGACTTGAGGACTGGTCTTAAGAGAAGTCTATCAGCATGGAGGAGTCCAGATGACCCATGTCCAGAAGATTTCACTTACAGGATTGAACCACAGCCTGGTACATATCCAGAAGGATATATAAGACGAGGCACTGGTAAGTTCTATCGTACGGGCCCATGGAATGGCCTTCGTTTCAGTGGTTCACCAGAACTAAGACCCAATCCCCTTTATGAATTTCACTTTGTTGACACCGATGATGAAGTGTACTATATGTACAAACTTGTGAATGAGTCTGTGATCTCAAAACTAGCTTTGAACCAAACCACCCGTACACGCGAGCGTTCTATATGGATTGAAGCAAATCAAACTTGGAGAGAATATTCTTCAGTACCTAGAGATCTTTGTGATGATTATGGCGTCTGTGGAGCCAATGGAAAATGTACCATAGGACAGAACCCGGTTTGTGAATGTCTAAAAGGATTCAAACCTAAGTCTCAAGAACTGTGGGATGGGATGGATTGGTCTAAAGGATGTGAACGTAGTGTGCCACTGAGCTGCCAGGATAAACACACAGATGGATTCGTTAAATTTGTTGACTTGAAGTTGCCTGATACCACAAATTCTTGGATGGACAAAAATATGAATCTCGAGGAATGCCGGGCCAAATGCTTGAACAACTGTTCTTGCATGGCTTATATGAACTCTGATATCAGAGGAAAAGGTAGCGGCTGCGCCTTGTGGTTTGGTGATCTGGTAGATGTAAGGTGGTTTGCCGATGGACAGGATCTATATATTCGAATGCCAGCTTCAGAGCTAGGTATGGGCCTAATTTTGCAAGAATGGTTCATTGCATATAATTTTGTACTAATATATTTCATTGTCCGTGCTTATTTGTTTGACTTCAAAAACTTGC includes the following:
- the LOC107430718 gene encoding G-type lectin S-receptor-like serine/threonine-protein kinase At4g27290 isoform X3, with the translated sequence MGFIEFTTLHQTTIRQHQSLSDGRTLVSSEGRFELGFFSPDTSENRYLGIWYKNIPLRTVVWVANRCNPINDSSGVLTINSTGDLVLLGQNKSLVWWSSSLKRAQIPFVQILDSGNLVLRDEKDGNAENYVWQSFDFPCDTLLPSMKLGWDLRTGLKRSLSAWRSPDDPCPEDFTYRIEPQPGTYPEGYIRRGTGKFYRTGPWNGLRFSGSPELRPNPLYEFHFVDTDDEVYYMYKLVNESVISKLALNQTTRTRERSIWIEANQTWREYSSVPRDLCDDYGVCGANGKCTIGQNPVCECLKGFKPKSQELWDGMDWSKGCERSVPLSCQDKHTDGFVKFVDLKLPDTTNSWMDKNMNLEECRAKCLNNCSCMAYMNSDIRGKGSGCALWFGDLVDVRWFADGQDLYIRMPASELEKNKNTEKTTKTRVDGKVKAAMIAASIIAVVSGMLCLGFFISRKRKAALKEKTKRNEMVDPSNGGRKEDLELPLFHLSKIVTATNNFSMENKLGEGGFGPVYRGILEDGQEIAVKRLSISSGQGVNEFKNEVILIAKLQHRNLVKLLGCCIEGEEKLLVYEYMPNKSLDSFIFDHKQEKLLEWSQRFQIICGVARGLLYLHQDSRLRIIHRDLKPSNVLLDKEMNPKISDFGMARTFGGDQTEGNTNRVVGTYGYMAPEYAFDGQFSIKSDVFSFGILMLEIISGKRSRGFHHQNHGITLIGHAWTLFQEGKPFQLIDACMNDYSQDLSEVLRCIHISLLCVQQRPVDRPSMPSVVLMLSGEGALPEPKPPGYFIETDHLAEPYSSSSKHGLSSTAYSITMTVMEAR
- the LOC107430718 gene encoding G-type lectin S-receptor-like serine/threonine-protein kinase At4g27290 isoform X4 — encoded protein: MGLSSFMFITVIFLILFFTDSLALDSIRQHQSLSDGRTLVSSEGRFELGFFSPDTSENRYLGIWYKNIPLRTVVWVANRCNPINDSSGVLTINSTGDLVLLGQNKSLVWWSSSLKRAQIPFVQILDSGNLVLRDEKDGNAENYVWQSFDFPCDTLLPSMKLGWDLRTGLKRSLSAWRSPDDPCPEDFTYRIEPQPGTYPEGYIRRGTGKFYRTGPWNGLRFSGSPELRPNPLYEFHFVDTDDEVYYMYKLVNESVISKLALNQTTRTRERSIWIEANQTWREYSSVPRDLCDDYGVCGANGKCTIGQNPVCECLKGFKPKSQELWDGMDWSKGCERSVPLSCQDKHTDGFVKFVDLKLPDTTNSWMDKNMNLEECRAKCLNNCSCMAYMNSDIRGKGSGCALWFGDLVDVRWFADGQDLYIRMPASELEKTKRNEMVDPSNGGRKEDLELPLFHLSKIVTATNNFSMENKLGEGGFGPVYRGILEDGQEIAVKRLSISSGQGVNEFKNEVILIAKLQHRNLVKLLGCCIEGEEKLLVYEYMPNKSLDSFIFDHKQEKLLEWSQRFQIICGVARGLLYLHQDSRLRIIHRDLKPSNVLLDKEMNPKISDFGMARTFGGDQTEGNTNRVVGTYGYMAPEYAFDGQFSIKSDVFSFGILMLEIISGKRSRGFHHQNHGITLIGHAWTLFQEGKPFQLIDACMNDYSQDLSEVLRCIHISLLCVQQRPVDRPSMPSVVLMLSGEGALPEPKPPGYFIETDHLAEPYSSSSKHGLSSTAYSITMTVMEAR
- the LOC107430718 gene encoding G-type lectin S-receptor-like serine/threonine-protein kinase At4g27290 isoform X1: MGLSSFMFITVIFLILFFTDSLALDSIRQHQSLSDGRTLVSSEGRFELGFFSPDTSENRYLGIWYKNIPLRTVVWVANRCNPINDSSGVLTINSTGDLVLLGQNKSLVWWSSSLKRAQIPFVQILDSGNLVLRDEKDGNAENYVWQSFDFPCDTLLPSMKLGWDLRTGLKRSLSAWRSPDDPCPEDFTYRIEPQPGTYPEGYIRRGTGKFYRTGPWNGLRFSGSPELRPNPLYEFHFVDTDDEVYYMYKLVNESVISKLALNQTTRTRERSIWIEANQTWREYSSVPRDLCDDYGVCGANGKCTIGQNPVCECLKGFKPKSQELWDGMDWSKGCERSVPLSCQDKHTDGFVKFVDLKLPDTTNSWMDKNMNLEECRAKCLNNCSCMAYMNSDIRGKGSGCALWFGDLVDVRWFADGQDLYIRMPASELEKNKNTEKTTKTRVDGKVKAAMIAASIIAVVSGMLCLGFFISRKRKAALKEKTKRNEMVDPSNGGRKEDLELPLFHLSKIVTATNNFSMENKLGEGGFGPVYRGILEDGQEIAVKRLSISSGQGVNEFKNEVILIAKLQHRNLVKLLGCCIEGEEKLLVYEYMPNKSLDSFIFDHKQEKLLEWSQRFQIICGVARGLLYLHQDSRLRIIHRDLKPSNVLLDKEMNPKISDFGMARTFGGDQTEGNTNRVVGTYGYMAPEYAFDGQFSIKSDVFSFGILMLEIISGKRSRGFHHQNHGITLIGHAWTLFQEGKPFQLIDACMNDYSQDLSEVLRCIHISLLCVQQRPVDRPSMPSVVLMLSGEGALPEPKPPGYFIETDHLAEPYSSSSKHGLSSTAYSITMTVMEAR
- the LOC107430718 gene encoding G-type lectin S-receptor-like serine/threonine-protein kinase At4g27290 isoform X2 is translated as MGLSSFMFITVIFLILFFTDSLALDSIRQHQSLSDGRTLVSSEGRFELGFFSPDTSENRYLGIWYKNIPLRTVVWVANRCNPINDSSGVLTINSTGDLVLLGQNKSLVWWSSSLKRAQIPFVQILDSGNLVLRDEKDGNAENYVWQSFDFPCDTLLPSMKLGWDLRTGLKRSLSAWRSPDDPCPEDFTYRIEPQPGTYPEGYIRRGTGKFYRTGPWNGLRFSGSPELRPNPLYEFHFVDTDDEVYYMYKLVNESVISKLALNQTTRTRERSIWIEANQTWREYSSVPRDLCDDYGVCGANGKCTIGQNPVCECLKGFKPKSQELWDGMDWSKGCERSVPLSCQDKHTDGFVKFVDLKLPDTTNSWMDKNMNLEECRAKCLNNCSCMAYMNSDIRGKGSGCALWFGDLVDVRWFADGQDLYIRMPASELEKTTKTRVDGKVKAAMIAASIIAVVSGMLCLGFFISRKRKAALKEKTKRNEMVDPSNGGRKEDLELPLFHLSKIVTATNNFSMENKLGEGGFGPVYRGILEDGQEIAVKRLSISSGQGVNEFKNEVILIAKLQHRNLVKLLGCCIEGEEKLLVYEYMPNKSLDSFIFDHKQEKLLEWSQRFQIICGVARGLLYLHQDSRLRIIHRDLKPSNVLLDKEMNPKISDFGMARTFGGDQTEGNTNRVVGTYGYMAPEYAFDGQFSIKSDVFSFGILMLEIISGKRSRGFHHQNHGITLIGHAWTLFQEGKPFQLIDACMNDYSQDLSEVLRCIHISLLCVQQRPVDRPSMPSVVLMLSGEGALPEPKPPGYFIETDHLAEPYSSSSKHGLSSTAYSITMTVMEAR